In the Streptomyces sp. BHT-5-2 genome, one interval contains:
- a CDS encoding NAD(P)/FAD-dependent oxidoreductase, translating to MKSVTVIGACLAGLYAARALRAQGYDGRLTLVGDEPHLPYDRPPLSKEFLTDPATADGSADPAGEAPLALTDAEEIAGLDAEWLLGTRATRLDTRHRAVHLDTGRVLTTDGIVLATGAAPRRLPGPAPAGSYTLRTLDDAGALRADLARGPARVVVIGGGFIGAEVAASCTALGHQVTVVEAAPLPLVPQLGEKMAELCARLHGDHGVALLTGTGVRELRADGDGRVTAVELTDGRLLTADIVVTGIGVRPATDWLAGSGLPLADGVRCDAGCTTPIPAIVAVGDVAQVAGARAEHWTSATEQAATAVHNLLAGRTVRTHRALPYFWSDQYGVRIQFAGHRAPGDVPRIVEGSPDDRSFLARYERDGRTSAVLALNRPRPFMRLRRELARPSHATTG from the coding sequence ATGAAGTCGGTCACCGTCATCGGAGCCTGTCTGGCCGGGCTGTACGCCGCACGCGCCCTGCGTGCCCAGGGCTACGACGGCCGCCTCACGCTCGTGGGCGACGAGCCGCACCTGCCCTACGACCGCCCGCCGCTGTCCAAGGAGTTCCTCACCGACCCGGCCACCGCGGACGGTTCCGCCGACCCGGCCGGCGAGGCCCCGCTCGCCCTCACCGACGCCGAGGAAATCGCCGGCCTCGACGCGGAATGGCTGCTGGGCACCCGCGCCACCCGACTCGACACCCGCCACCGCGCCGTCCACCTCGACACCGGACGCGTCCTGACCACCGACGGCATCGTGCTCGCCACCGGAGCCGCCCCGCGCCGGCTCCCCGGCCCCGCACCGGCCGGCTCGTACACCCTGCGCACGCTCGACGACGCCGGCGCCCTGCGCGCCGACCTGGCCCGCGGTCCGGCCCGGGTCGTGGTGATCGGCGGCGGCTTCATCGGCGCCGAGGTCGCCGCGTCCTGCACCGCCCTCGGCCACCAGGTCACCGTCGTCGAGGCCGCACCCCTGCCCCTCGTGCCCCAACTCGGCGAAAAAATGGCCGAGTTGTGTGCCCGGCTGCACGGCGACCACGGCGTCGCCCTGCTCACCGGCACCGGCGTCCGGGAACTGCGCGCGGACGGCGACGGCCGGGTCACGGCGGTGGAGCTCACCGACGGCCGCCTGCTCACCGCCGACATCGTCGTCACCGGCATCGGTGTGCGACCGGCCACCGACTGGCTGGCAGGCTCCGGCCTGCCGCTCGCCGACGGGGTCCGCTGCGACGCCGGCTGCACCACCCCGATCCCCGCCATCGTGGCCGTCGGCGACGTCGCCCAGGTGGCCGGCGCCCGCGCCGAACACTGGACCAGCGCCACCGAACAGGCCGCCACCGCCGTCCACAACCTCCTCGCCGGCCGCACCGTCCGCACCCACCGGGCACTCCCCTACTTCTGGTCCGACCAGTACGGCGTCCGCATCCAGTTCGCCGGCCACCGCGCGCCCGGCGACGTCCCGCGCATCGTCGAGGGATCCCCGGACGACCGCAGCTTCCTCGCCCGCTACGAACGCGACGGCCGCACCAGCGCCGTCCTCGCCCTCAACCGCCCCCGCCCCTTCATGCGCCTGCGCCGCGAACTGGCCCGCCCGTCGCACGCCACCACCGGGTGA
- a CDS encoding PH domain-containing protein: MTTPYYQDRWITCTPDALRVRGYYFPWGTKTIPYTAIRSVRRVEMGALTGQGRIWGTGHPRYWASLDPRRMSKTTAFVLDLGRRVRPFLTPDDPDAVAAVLRERVPPGAVVEGGGRR, from the coding sequence GTGACGACCCCCTACTACCAGGACCGTTGGATCACCTGCACCCCGGACGCGCTGCGGGTCCGCGGCTACTACTTCCCGTGGGGCACCAAGACGATCCCGTACACCGCGATCCGCTCGGTGCGGCGGGTGGAGATGGGTGCCCTGACGGGGCAGGGCCGTATCTGGGGCACCGGGCACCCCCGGTACTGGGCGAGCCTGGACCCTCGGCGGATGTCCAAGACCACCGCGTTCGTCCTCGATCTCGGGCGCCGTGTCCGGCCGTTCCTCACCCCTGACGACCCGGACGCCGTGGCGGCGGTCCTCCGTGAGCGGGTGCCGCCGGGCGCGGTGGTGGAGGGCGGCGGCCGGCGGTAG
- a CDS encoding AAA family ATPase, protein MTANVPETPTPGRTAPQGPWLAPGVVVITGIQAAGKSTVAQALAERLPRSVHLRGDGFRRNIVRGQVGMTPDAAAEALAQLRLRHRLTAACADEYAAAGFTVVVQDILLGEHLARMAADVSTRPLAVVALLPDPETVAAREAGRPKTAYGPDWSVRDLDALLRSETPRDLGLWLDTSRQTVEETVDTILDRAWTEGAVA, encoded by the coding sequence ATGACCGCCAACGTTCCCGAGACCCCCACGCCCGGACGGACCGCCCCTCAAGGCCCCTGGCTGGCACCGGGAGTTGTGGTGATCACCGGCATCCAGGCCGCCGGCAAGTCCACGGTGGCGCAGGCCCTCGCCGAGCGGCTGCCCCGGTCGGTGCATCTGCGCGGTGACGGCTTCCGGCGCAACATCGTCCGGGGCCAGGTCGGCATGACCCCGGACGCGGCGGCGGAGGCCCTCGCACAGCTGCGGTTGCGGCACCGGCTGACGGCCGCCTGCGCGGACGAGTACGCCGCGGCCGGGTTCACCGTGGTCGTACAGGACATCCTCCTCGGCGAGCATCTCGCCCGGATGGCCGCCGACGTCTCGACCCGGCCGCTCGCCGTGGTCGCCCTGCTGCCCGATCCTGAGACGGTCGCGGCGCGCGAGGCGGGCCGGCCCAAGACCGCGTACGGCCCGGACTGGAGCGTGCGCGATCTGGACGCACTGCTGCGCTCGGAGACGCCCAGGGATCTCGGGCTGTGGCTCGACACCTCACGGCAGACAGTCGAGGAGACGGTGGACACGATCCTCGACCGCGCGTGGACCGAGGGAGCGGTGGCCTGA
- a CDS encoding alpha/beta hydrolase, giving the protein MGVGAGGRVDRRTVARSAVTVAAAALLGAGGPGAAQGRERAPGRDRPGERGGAPARERARLTPRLPAPGGRYPVGVTTLCLVDPDRPDPWEPRIRVRELMLTVFYPARAVHGHPVARQMTEAAAMVFGQLDAAVHHLPASGVNWAATRTHAHTDAPVRDVPAPVLLYSPGGGDPRTLGTGLAEDLAGHGAVVVALDHPGDTSEVEFPVTRPGRPEKVRTTVFRSDPRSDADVFRTMIETRTADLRFVLGQLAVLAAGGNPDAVGRALPPGLGRALDLRRVGVYGHSAGGTAAAQALHEDRRIRVAVNMEGYLDHPGPAPGRPGKLFPVARDGVDRPLLLLGSAGFAGRDERERSWSAVRARSGGRVRRGEIARGAHWVFTDYAAIAPQLEAAGLMDVADRRALVGPIGPAESVPLVRSWVRRFFARHLPRE; this is encoded by the coding sequence GTGGGCGTGGGCGCCGGTGGCAGGGTGGACCGGCGGACGGTCGCCAGGTCGGCGGTGACGGTGGCGGCCGCGGCGCTGCTCGGCGCCGGCGGCCCGGGCGCCGCCCAGGGGCGGGAGCGGGCACCGGGGCGGGACAGGCCGGGGGAGCGGGGCGGCGCGCCGGCGCGGGAACGGGCCCGCCTGACGCCCCGCCTGCCGGCACCCGGTGGCCGGTACCCGGTCGGCGTCACCACGCTCTGTCTCGTCGATCCGGACCGACCCGATCCCTGGGAACCCCGTATCCGCGTAAGGGAGTTGATGCTCACCGTCTTCTACCCCGCCCGTGCGGTGCACGGTCACCCGGTCGCCCGGCAGATGACCGAGGCCGCGGCGATGGTCTTCGGGCAGCTCGACGCCGCCGTGCACCACCTGCCGGCGAGTGGCGTGAACTGGGCGGCCACCAGGACCCACGCACACACCGACGCGCCCGTGAGGGACGTCCCCGCGCCGGTGCTCCTCTACTCCCCGGGCGGCGGCGACCCGCGCACTCTGGGCACGGGCCTGGCGGAGGACCTGGCCGGGCACGGCGCGGTGGTGGTCGCGCTCGATCACCCCGGCGACACCAGCGAGGTGGAGTTCCCGGTGACGCGTCCGGGGCGGCCGGAGAAGGTCCGGACGACCGTGTTCCGCAGCGATCCGCGAAGCGACGCCGATGTCTTCCGCACCATGATCGAGACCCGGACCGCCGACCTCCGGTTTGTCCTCGGGCAGTTGGCGGTGCTGGCGGCGGGTGGCAATCCGGACGCGGTCGGCCGAGCGCTGCCGCCCGGTCTCGGCCGGGCGCTGGATCTGCGGCGGGTGGGCGTCTACGGCCACTCCGCGGGCGGGACCGCCGCGGCCCAGGCGCTCCACGAGGACCGGCGGATCCGGGTGGCGGTCAATATGGAGGGCTATCTCGACCATCCAGGACCGGCGCCGGGGCGGCCGGGGAAGTTGTTCCCCGTCGCCCGTGACGGGGTGGACCGGCCGCTGCTGCTGCTCGGCAGCGCGGGCTTCGCGGGCAGGGACGAACGCGAACGCTCCTGGTCGGCGGTGCGGGCACGCTCGGGCGGCCGGGTCCGCCGGGGGGAGATCGCCCGGGGTGCGCACTGGGTGTTCACCGACTACGCGGCCATCGCCCCGCAACTGGAAGCCGCCGGGCTGATGGACGTCGCCGACCGGCGGGCGTTGGTCGGGCCGATCGGACCGGCCGAATCCGTTCCACTGGTGCGGAGTTGGGTGCGAAGGTTCTTCGCCCGGCATCTGCCGCGGGAGTGA